A single genomic interval of Desulfurellaceae bacterium harbors:
- a CDS encoding segregation/condensation protein A — protein sequence MSYRVRLDIFEGPLDLLLHLVKKNEVDLSDIPVATITDQYLGYLDLLHQLDLDLAGEYLVMAATLLHLKSHLLLPTRETTEEEAGPDPREELARQLLEYQRFQEVALGLGRRPLLGRDVFTRRPLPTEEQAKHVHDVGLGDLLDALQEALKKAEPELVHEIVLEQISLRERVSLVLDLLRERGRISFTELFAAETSRLQILVTFLASLELVRSRMIDVHQTAPFGPIFLSLAVSPDTPLPHGLEQL from the coding sequence ATGTCGTACCGCGTCAGACTCGATATTTTTGAAGGACCGCTCGACCTGCTCCTGCACCTCGTCAAGAAGAACGAAGTCGATCTCTCAGACATTCCGGTCGCCACCATCACCGACCAATATCTCGGCTACCTCGACCTGCTGCACCAGCTCGACCTTGACCTGGCCGGAGAATATCTGGTCATGGCCGCCACCCTGTTACACCTCAAGTCACACCTGTTGCTGCCTACCCGCGAGACGACCGAGGAGGAAGCCGGACCCGACCCCCGGGAAGAGCTGGCCCGTCAGCTGCTCGAATATCAGCGCTTTCAGGAAGTCGCGCTCGGGCTCGGCCGCCGACCACTGCTGGGACGGGATGTCTTTACCCGCCGGCCGCTACCCACCGAAGAGCAGGCCAAGCACGTGCATGATGTCGGGCTGGGGGACTTGCTCGACGCCCTGCAGGAGGCGCTGAAAAAAGCCGAGCCCGAGTTGGTACACGAGATTGTGCTTGAGCAGATCTCTCTGCGCGAGCGTGTCAGTTTAGTTCTCGACCTGCTGCGGGAGCGTGGCCGCATCAGCTTCACCGAATTATTCGCGGCCGAAACAAGCCGATTACAAATCCTGGTGACCTTCCTGGCCAGCCTGGAACTGGTCCGCAGCCGGATGATCGACGTGCACCAAACGGCCCCCTTCGGTCCCATTTTCCTCAGCCTGGCCGTCAGTCCAGACACCCCGCTGCCGCACGGCCTGGAACAGCTCTGA
- the scpB gene encoding SMC-Scp complex subunit ScpB — MHSAELKTIAESLIFAAGDPVSLRRLSEVIGVTPAEVKPAISLLREEYQAANRGIVFAEVAGGYQFRTAPHHAEYVKTLLQEKPGRLSRAALETLAIIAYRQPITKLEIESVRGVTVDGVIHSLLTKQLIREMGRKDVPGRPWVYGTTPQFLELFGLNDLTDLPPLPDIHEPSLNPLADHALDGTPDSVRGGDDASGGERHAQTQNIPSRAAESQDSPSDDTNGQDTRPDSRPE; from the coding sequence ATGCATTCCGCCGAACTCAAAACGATTGCCGAAAGCCTGATCTTTGCCGCCGGCGACCCGGTCTCTCTGCGCCGCCTGTCAGAAGTCATCGGCGTGACACCGGCGGAAGTGAAACCGGCCATATCGCTGTTGCGCGAAGAATATCAGGCCGCAAACCGGGGGATTGTCTTTGCCGAGGTCGCCGGCGGCTACCAGTTCCGCACCGCGCCGCATCACGCGGAGTACGTCAAGACGCTGCTGCAAGAAAAACCCGGCAGGCTGAGTCGGGCGGCCTTGGAAACCCTGGCCATCATTGCCTACCGCCAGCCCATCACCAAGCTGGAGATCGAGTCGGTGCGCGGGGTTACCGTTGATGGCGTTATCCACTCGCTGCTGACCAAGCAGCTGATCCGCGAGATGGGTCGTAAAGACGTGCCCGGTCGGCCGTGGGTGTACGGCACGACTCCCCAGTTCCTGGAACTCTTCGGTCTGAACGACCTGACCGATCTGCCGCCGCTGCCCGACATCCACGAACCAAGTCTCAACCCCCTGGCCGACCACGCTCTCGACGGGACGCCTGACAGCGTACGCGGGGGAGACGACGCCAGCGGCGGAGAACGCCATGCCCAAACCCAAAACATCCCGAGCCGCGCGGCTGAGTCCCAAGACTCGCCGAGCGACGACACAAACGGCCAGGACACCAGACCGGACAGCAGACCGGAGTGA
- a CDS encoding DUF433 domain-containing protein, which translates to MRRAKGDLYGGQDPRELPAYSIPEAAHYLRLPVATLRTWVRGRYYPTLHGRQRSEPVIHLADTERALLSFVNLVEAHVLAAIRRQHQVPFPKVRSALQYLAHHFPSQHPLADQSFATDGLHLFVEKFGQLIAISDEGQLNIRHMLEAHLQRIERDISGLAVKLYLFTRQDESATSPRVIVVDPRIAFGRPVLVGTRIPTEIIYQRFEAGESIAQLADDYGRTSSEIEEALRCEHYRNAA; encoded by the coding sequence ATGAGGAGGGCAAAAGGAGATCTCTACGGTGGACAGGATCCCCGTGAGCTTCCGGCATACAGCATCCCGGAGGCGGCTCACTATCTGCGTCTGCCAGTTGCGACCCTCCGGACATGGGTCCGTGGCCGCTACTACCCGACGCTCCACGGTCGTCAGCGTTCTGAGCCAGTGATACATCTCGCCGATACGGAACGCGCTCTGTTGTCCTTTGTGAATCTGGTTGAGGCACATGTCCTGGCGGCTATTCGTCGCCAACATCAGGTACCGTTCCCAAAAGTCAGAAGCGCGCTCCAGTATCTCGCACACCACTTTCCCTCTCAGCATCCACTGGCCGATCAAAGCTTTGCAACGGACGGCTTACATCTTTTTGTCGAAAAGTTCGGGCAATTGATTGCCATCTCGGATGAAGGCCAACTCAATATACGCCATATGCTGGAAGCTCATCTGCAGCGGATTGAGCGAGATATATCAGGGCTTGCCGTCAAACTGTATTTGTTCACCCGACAGGACGAGTCCGCAACTTCCCCACGCGTCATTGTTGTCGACCCGCGCATCGCGTTTGGGCGACCGGTGCTGGTCGGTACCCGCATTCCAACCGAAATTATCTATCAACGCTTCGAGGCTGGAGAATCGATAGCACAACTCGCGGATGACTATGGCCGCACGTCGTCAGAAATCGAAGAAGCGCTCCGTTGCGAACACTATAGAAACGCCGCCTGA
- a CDS encoding rRNA pseudouridine synthase: MSQAGVSSRRKAETLIEAGKVQVNGQTVTRLGTTADPRRDTIVVDGRPVSFDSARLYFLLNKPTGVVSTLADPEGRPTVRELLGEVRERVFPVGRLDYHSAGLLLLTNDGELTARLLHPRYQIPRTYHAKLSGACGPRVLAKLKHGVRLADGSLSGPADLRTIRRSERKSWIEITLRQGRHHEVRQMCDAIGHPVEKLIRIRFGPILLTDLAPGAYRPLAPFEIQSLKRDVGLS, translated from the coding sequence TTGAGCCAGGCCGGCGTCAGCTCGCGTCGGAAAGCCGAGACACTGATCGAGGCTGGTAAGGTCCAGGTCAACGGCCAGACGGTCACCCGGCTGGGGACAACCGCGGACCCGAGACGCGACACCATTGTTGTCGACGGCCGGCCCGTCTCCTTCGACTCGGCGCGGCTGTATTTTCTGCTCAACAAACCGACCGGTGTGGTCAGCACCCTGGCCGACCCGGAAGGGCGGCCAACGGTCCGCGAGCTGCTCGGCGAGGTACGCGAGCGCGTCTTTCCAGTTGGTCGGCTCGACTATCACTCGGCCGGGCTGCTGCTGCTGACCAATGACGGAGAGCTGACCGCCCGCCTGCTGCATCCGCGCTATCAGATCCCCCGGACCTACCATGCCAAGCTGAGCGGCGCATGTGGGCCGCGTGTACTGGCCAAATTGAAACACGGCGTGCGTCTGGCCGACGGCAGCCTGAGCGGACCGGCCGATCTCCGCACTATCCGTCGTAGCGAGCGCAAGAGCTGGATTGAGATCACCCTGCGCCAAGGACGCCACCACGAAGTCCGACAGATGTGCGACGCCATCGGCCATCCGGTCGAAAAGCTGATCCGGATCCGTTTCGGTCCGATCCTGCTCACGGATCTCGCGCCGGGCGCCTATCGTCCGCTCGCCCCGTTCGAGATCCAGTCTCTCAAGCGAGATGTCGGCCTCTCTTGA